AGACTAAGCAGAGAAATCTGAACAGTTCTAACAGGAATCCCCTTGGTATTTTAGAGTCTGAATGTGGATTCTGATATGTGGACTCTGAGAGTGGGGAACAGGTAAGTTGAGAACCAGGAATCCAGAGGAAGCAGTAGCATGCATGGAGTGTCAATCATCATGTCTAACGTGTTCTTTAAAACTTGTTTCTGTCCTGAAAGACAATTCATGTCAATTCAATCCAAAACATAGTTCTTTCTTCCAGGGAATATGGTCTCAGACACGGGGCTGAGTCAAGCataaaatattggaaaaataTTGTTAGTTATGTGGGAGAAACATATGTGGAACTGGGTGAAGTGATAAGGATCCAGATTATGGTTGCTTGATGAAAGAGACCTCACCCAGTTAAGTGTATGAAGTCATACACAGAAAAGTAAGTATTAGGTATTTTCTCTTAAAGGgataaagtaaaaaatttaaattcaattaAGAAGTAAAGACATAAAAGTGGAAAAGAGATgataaaagaaagagaaccagagaaaacagaaagagactgGAAGACAATACAGGCTAATGAGGAGGGCAGATATCAACACCACATCCATTACCCAAAGTACCATAGTAAAATCCATGAATTTGCACAGTGAATGTGCACTATAATTATTATGAATATGAACTTGAAGGAAATAAACTTTTAtatcacaaatattttataaattatgttatTTGCCCCAttcagttctgtttttattttcataacttCCACACAGGAAAAACTACATAAATGGGCAGTTAGTTAATAGGAAATCAGTTTTCAATGAGGCAAgctgaacagaaaaggaaactctcTGACAGAGAATATTggcccaagagaaagaaaggaggaacaaAGGTCAGTACATGGCAATGACTTTTTAGAGGATTTTGGTCACTCGGGTAAAGAAATCATTAATCCACTATAAGAAAGATATGAAATAAtttagtttatttaaattttaatctcaTGTTAATATTGAACTCAATTTCTTACATAAAGATTATTTCCACTCTAACATAATGTAAATAAGTGTATTCAGTACCCATTCCTCTCAAGAAATTATAAACTAAAACATTTTGGGGGGAGAGATCTGAAAATCGTTAGATCTTATATTTGTACTTACATTTCTAATGACCCAGGAAAATCTGTGATCTAGCTATGTATGAGAGCATCCCtgaaaagacagaagataaaTAATACTTCCATTGCCATTGAAACttacaaaataataggaaaatatcatcaacaaaatgcCAATATGTTCATTTGATATTGGACATTGAGTAATACTAATAACTTAGAAGCACATGTGGGTGCCCTCAGTgtctaaatattaaaatgtatcctATGGCGCTACAACTTTTTCTTGGTGAGAATAAAGCAAGAGATGGTTTATAATGTGGTGTTGAAACATTTGCAGGCAGCCAGCTAATTTAATCCAAGTGATGTGTGTAGGACCTCAAGAATGCAGAAGAGTGTGACTATAATTTAATATTGTAAATAAAATAGGAagttgttttcatctttattaacttgggtatttcttatttacatttcgattgttatttcctttctccatttccgggccaacatttccctaacccctccccatccccttctctatgggtgttcccctgccattcctccccacattaccgcactccccccaacaatcacattcactaggggttcagtcttggcaggaccaaggcttccccttccactggtgctcttactaagctattcattgctacctatgaggttggagtccagggtcagtccatgtatagtctttgggtagtagcttagacCCGGGAAACTCTTGggggttggcattgttgttaatatggggtcacaagccccttcaagctctttcagtcctttctaagattccttaaACTgcggtcccgttctcagttcagtggtttaatgatgtcattagcctatgtatttgctgtattctggctgtgtctctcaggagagatctacattgggttcctgttggcctgcacttctttccttcattcatcttatccagtttggtagctatatatgtatgggccacatgtggggttgtctctgaatgggagttcctttgacctctgttctaaactttgcctccctattccctgccaagggtattcttgttcccttttaaagaaggagtgaagcattcacatttggtcatgcttcttgagtttcatgtgttctgtgcatctagggtaatttgagcatttgggctaatagccacctatcaatgagtgcataccatgagtgttttcctgtgattgggctaactcattcagaatgatattttccaattccatccacttgcctattaatttcataaagtcattgtttttgatagctgagtaatattccattgtgtagatgtaccacattttcttatccattcctctgttgaaaggcatctggaatctttacagcttctggctattataaataaggctgctataaacataatggagcatgtgcccatgttatatgttggggcatcttttgggtatatgccgaagagaagtatagttgggtcctgagatagttcagtgtccaattttctcaggaacatccagactgatttccacaatagTTGTACcagactgcaatcccaccaacaatggaggagtgttcctctttctctacatcctcgccagcatatgctgtcacctgagcttttgatcttagccattctcactggtgtgaggtgaaatcacagggttgttttgacttgcatttcccttacaactaaagatgttgaacatttctttagggttttctcagccattcgggcgtacttcaactgtgaattctttctttagctctgaaccccatttttaatagggttgtttatctccctgcagtctaacttcttgagttctttgtatattttggatataagccctttatcagttgtaggattggtaaagttcttttcccaatctgttggttgccgttttgtcctaaccacagtgtcctttgccttacagaagctttgcagttttatgaaatcccatttgtcaattttcgatcttagagcataagccattggtgttttgttcagaaaattttctccagtgcccatgtgttcgagattcttccccactttttcttttattagtttgagtgtatctggtttgatgtggaggtccttgatccacttggacttaggcttcgtacagggtgataagcatggatccatctgcattcttctacatgctgacatccagttgaaccagcaccatatgctgaaaacgctgtcttttttcccttgcatagctttgtctcctttgtcaaaaatcaagtgaccataggtgtgtgggttcatttctgggtcttcaattgtattccactggtctatctgtctgtctctgtaccaataccatgcagtttttatcactattgctctgtaatacttcgtAAGTTCAGGGATAGTTATACTTCCGGacgtacttttattgttgaggatagttttagctatcctgggttttttgttattctggatgaatttgcaaattgttctgtctaactctctgaaaaattggattggtattttgatggggattgcattgaatctgtagatcgcttttggtaaaatggccattttactatattaaccctgccaatccatgagcatgggagatctttccatcttctgaggtctttttcaatttctttcttcagaggcttgaagttcttattgtacagatcttttacttggttggttaaagccacaccgaggtattttatattatttgggactattatgaagggtgtcgtttccctaatttctttcttggcttgtttccttcttgtctctgaggtgtgtttcctgtaggcatcagaatgcagggtcttgattccgtatccagtttgttaatctatgtctttttattggggagttgagaccattgatgttgagagatattaaggaatagtgattattgcttcctgttatattcatatttggatgtgaggttatgtttgtgtgcttttcttctctttgtttttttgccaagacgattagtttcttgctttttctagggtgtagcttgcctccttattttgggctttaccatttattatcctttgtagggctggatttgtagatttggatattgtgtaaatttggtcatggaatatcttggtttctccatacatgttcattgagagtttttcaggatacagtaacctgggatggcatttgaattcttttgggtctgtatgaaatccatccaggatattctggctttcatagtctctggcgagaagtctggtgtgattctgataggtctgcctttatatgttacttgaccttttccccttactgcttttaatattctttctttattttgtgcatttgctcttttgactattatgtgacgggaggagtttctggcccaatctatttggagttctgtaagcttcttgtatgtttatgggcatctctttctttagtttatggaagttttcttctatgtttttttttgaagatatttactggtctttgagctgggagtcttcactcacTTCTATACTTAttttccttagatttgatcttctcattgagtccgggattttctgtatgttttggactagtagctttttccattttccattatctttgagtGTTGTGTTGCTGATTtctatcttctgctcctgagattctctctttgtctcttgtattctgttggtgatgcttgtctcttcctttggttttctctatacagggttgtttccctttgtgctttctttattgctcctatttttgttttcaattcatttacctgtttgattgtgttttcctggaattctttcagggattttgtgattcctgtctataggcttctacttctttatttatgttttcctgcatttctctaaggcagttcttcatgtctttcttgaagtcctccagcatcatgatcaaatatcattttaaatctagatcttgcttttctgttgtgtttggatattcagtgtttgctttggtgggagaattgggctccgatgatactATGTACTCTAGGTTTCTGtcgcttgtgttcctgcgcttgcctcttgctatccggttgtctctggtgttaccttgttgtgatatttctgacagtggctagaccttcctataggcctgtgtgtcaggagtgctgtagacctgttttcctgttttctctcagccagtaACGGGAACAGAGTGTTCAGCTTTTgagcatgtagtctttcctgtctaatggtcttcagctcttcctgtgggtctgtgtcctgagtccaccaggcaggtggcttggagcagaaaacttggtcttacATGAGGTCCCGTGGCTCATGTTGatcatggggggctgcttttgagctctcggtgAGGGCAGCAAACAGGAaagcctgtgctgccttttctgggagaccacgtgcactggggtcccagatggcttcaggtgttttcctctggagtcagatatgtgggcagagtgtagtttcttctggcttcccaggcctgtctgcccctctgcaGGTTTAGCTctttctcccatgggatttgggtgcagagaactgttgatttAGTCCCTTTAGGTCCCAGCAGTGTCTGCAGCACAGGGGAACTGCCACTTAAGCTACCTGAAGTTCTtagcatacagatctttcacttgcttggttagagtcaccccgaggtattttatagtatttgggactattatgaagggtgtcgtttccctaatttctttcttggcttgtttctcttttatgtagaggatggctactgctttatttgagttaattttatacctagcccctttgctgaaggtgtttatccaGTTTAATAGTTCTcaagtggaacttttgggatcacttaaatatactgtcatatcatctgcaaatagtgatattttgacatcttcttttcttcttctgtatccCCTCGATCtcgttttgttgtctgattgctctggctagaacttcaagaagtatattgaataatgTGGAGGGCCGCCCCCACATTCTCCATTGTAAGATGGCGCCGATATCCGGCAGGATGCACCTAATAAAAGGGCAATACACAAGCGCCTGGTAAATTCCTCACTCAGGGGGACACGTATGCTGTGGCATGTCATCTGGCACGTTTGGCAGCGACCAGCCAGAGAGTGACACATCCTagggcgaggatagtttcctatataggGATGGTCTTTCCCTCCTCCGGGTCTCCGTGTTACAAAAACTTATGCTCTACCGCTCTCAAgatgcattaaagcttttctgcagaaggatcctttGTGTCctgcgtcgttcttgctggcgagacgtagcatGGGACATTTGGTGCTGAAACCCGGCAGAAAGACCTTGTCATCGTCAGCACCATTGGAGACCCCTTGgtgacaaggaggattcagaactgcaggtaaaaaaaaatatgttcagagaggcatgcatttcttggactttggtctgtgGTTGTCgccgccttgggaaggatttgttgaggctatggTATTTGTTCTaggagccaccctactctttcTTATTATTATGTAGTGTTTTCACCATTTCCGCTGCTAAAAGGACAGCAGCTGGAGGCGCGTCTCAGTCTCTAGTAAATAAGTGAGCTTCGCGCAGCTCCCTTTTACTGTTGGGGAGCAGGGACGTGATAGCACCGCCCGGGAAGTGCGCATAAGACTCCCGTAtataagagagcagcgtgtctgTTTCTACTCATGCCTTGTCAGACGGATGTAGATAAGCCACCGGGCGTTCTTGGTCACTCatggatcctcacagtctgtgatCACGGCTTTGGAAACGGTGCTAAAGCAGAGGGACATTAAAATTGGaggaagaacacttaaaaactttgtgaaggaagTGGACAGGGTGGctccttggtttgcctgttcaggctcatTTACAATCGCCTCATGGGACAAACTTGGAAGGGACCAAGACAGAAAATTGGCGGAGAAAGATCTGCGGCTAGGATCTAAAGCCATATGAAAAGTAGTCAAAAATTGCTTAGCAGATGAAGTATGTAAGGCAGCAGTGGTAGGAGGACAGACTGCTCTCAAGGTGGTCCatgacagcatgtcagaaactaAACGTAGTGAGAGATTAGGCGTGCGCAAGAGAAAGGAcgtcctgaaaaagaaaaagagccctcCCGGTAAGTCCGCGGACAAGGGAGTGTTAAAGCTTTCAGATTCCGGCACTTCCCTCTCTACACAGCAACCGGGAGGGGGAGCCAGcatataccctgtgaaagagctagtagcgctgaacctcgacagttctgaTGGCTCTGAGAATGGAATCTTCGATTCAGAGGAGGAGGCCGAGTTAGATTaggaagcagctaaatatgaggAAGAGAGATATCACCCCGAGGAACGAAAGGTAGATAATAGAAAGCTTCTGCCACGGCAGTCACCAACGGCGCCCCCTCCGTATGAGGTGCGCTCTTGTGCATTCTCTTTAGTCCCCGAAAGAGTGAGAAGGAAGCTGCGCATGACGTTCCCAGTTTTTGAGACTCAGGAGGGTGAGCGGGTTCATGCCCCAGTCGAATATAACCAAATAAAAGAGCTGGCAGAGTCTGTCAGAAGGTACGGAGTTACAGCCAATTTCACCCTAACCATTCTTGAAAGGCTGGCCCTAAATTATTTGACACCCGCCGATTGGCAGATGATTGCAATGGCGACCCTTGTTAACATGGGCCAATATATGGAATGGAAGGTGCTTTGATATGAGGCAGCTCAAACACAGGCAAGAGCTAATGCCACTGCGTTAACGCCTGAGCAGCAAGAATGGACGTTTGAACTCTTGACAGGACAGGGTCGCGTCGCAGCGGACCAAGCTAATTACCATTGGGGCGCTTATGTTCAAGTCTCCAGCTCGGCCATTAAGGCCTGGAAGGCACTCACTAAGAAAGGAGGGGCCGATAATCAACTTACTCGTATCATCCAGGGACCCCACGAACCATTCTCAGACTTTGTAGCCAGAATGACAGAGACTGCAGGACGAATATTTGGTGATGCGGAGCAAGCGGCACCGCTCATAGAACAACTTGTTTttgagcaagccacccaggaATGCCGAGCAGCCATAGCCCCCAGGAAAAATAAAGGGTTACAGGATTGGCTCAGAGTCTGCAGAGAACTTGGCGGGCCCCTTACTAATGCAGGCTTGGTGGCCGCCATTCTCCAGTCCCGGCGACGCCCCCTTAAAGGGACAGATACAAGATCATGTTTTCAATGTGGAAAAGTGGGCCATTTAAAAAGAGATTGTAGGATAACCAAGGGAGACAGGAGGCCTGCAACTATCTGTGTCCGATGTGGCAAGGGCTACCATAGGTCTGACCAGTGCCGCTCAGTGAGGGATATTAAGGGCAAACTGCTCCCTCCTTTAGAAGCTCAGcctaatgagatgtcaaaaaGCGGATCGTTGGGCCCCCGgtcccagggccctcaaagaTATGGGAACCACTTTCAGAAAGCCATGACCCTGACAGAGGGGACTCCCCAAGAGGTGACACAAAATTGGACCTGTGTGCCGCCTCCGACTTCTTTCTAATGccccagatgggcattcagccaattcctgctcagactgtggggcctTTGCCCCCAGGAACAataggccttgtccttgggagaggatctctcgccctacaaggactgatagtccatccaggccttgttgaagctcagcactctcttgatattcagattctttgttcaagtccTGATTGGGTTTTTTCCATAAGTGAAGGAGATAGAATAACGCAGTTATTACTCCTTCCGTGCTCCCAAACCACAATACAGGATACCAAGGGGCCCATGGGGTCCACTGGCAATGATTTGGCATATTTGGTGGTTCATCTTAACAACCGCCCaaaattgagcttagaaattaatggaaagaaatttgaaggCATTctggatactggggctgataaaagtataatttcctcaaaatggtggcctcaatcATGGCCTACCATAAGACCTTCTCACTCGCTACAAGGCTTAGGCTACCAGTCATGCCCTAAAATCAGCTCTGCCACTGTAACTTGGACGACTGTCGATGGCCGACAGGGACAATTTGTTCCCTATGTACTTCCCCTACCTGTTAATCTTTGGGGGAGAGATGTTATGCAGACCATGGGACTAACCTTATCTAACGAATACCCCCCACAAGTGACccacatgatgtcaaggatgggctataaggaagggaaaggcctagggCGATTAGAACAGGGCTGTCTCACGCCCATTGAACCAGTCGCAAACccccataaacaaggcctgggtttttcctaggtgcCATTGAGGGTTCTATGCCCATACCCTGACTCACGGAGGAGGCaatatgggttcctcaatggcatctatcctctgaaaaattagaaGCTGCCACTAAATTGGTTAATGAACAATTGCAGCTTGGTCATTTAGAACCGTCCATTTCACCATGGAATACtcctatttttgtgataaagaaaaaatcaggaaaatggagacttctCCATGATTTGAGAGCCATTAATGCACAGATGCGTTTATTTGGCTTGATCCAACGAGGCCTACCCTTACTCTCCGCCTTACCTaagcaatggaagataataattatagacattaaggattgtttcttttccatccccttgaGTCCACAGGATAGACAGAGGTTTGCACTTACTATACCAGCTACTAATCATCTTGAACCTgataagagatttcagtggaagGTCCTGCCTCAAGGCATGGCCAATAGCCCCACTATTTGTCAACTATATGTTCAACGAGCCATTGAACCTATAAGGAAGCAATTTCCATCTTTGCTTCTggctcattacatggatgacattttaatATGTGATAAAGATTTAACAACCTTACAGACCTCATATCCCATCTTAATCAAAACATTGGGACGATGGGGACTACAAGTCGCTGcagaaaaggttcaaattgcAGAAATTGGATCATTTCTGGGATCggtcatttatcctgaaaaaatagtTCCCCAGAAATTAGAGATTCGCAGAGATCATTTGcataccttaaatgatttccaaaagttattgggagatataaattggctgagaccatttttaaagatttcctctgctgagttgaagcctttatttgatattttggaagGGGACTCTCATATCTCCTCTCCGAGAGCATTGACCCCAGCCGCAAACCGGGCCTTACAAGTT
The window above is part of the Rattus rattus isolate New Zealand chromosome 15, Rrattus_CSIRO_v1, whole genome shotgun sequence genome. Proteins encoded here:
- the LOC116884366 gene encoding LOW QUALITY PROTEIN: igE-binding protein-like (The sequence of the model RefSeq protein was modified relative to this genomic sequence to represent the inferred CDS: substituted 1 base at 1 genomic stop codon); protein product: MSETKRSERLGVRKRKDVLKKKKSPPVPERVRRKLRMTFPVFETQEGERVHAPVEYNQIKELAESVRRYGVTANFTLTILERLALNYLTPADWQMIAMATLVNMGQYMEWKVLXYEAAQTQARANATALTPEQQEWTFELLTGQGRVAADQANYHWGAYVQVSSSAIKAWKALTKKGGADNQLTRIIQGPHEPFSDFVARMTETAGRIFGDAEQAAPLIEQLVFEQATQECRAAIAPRKNKGLQDWLRVCRELGGPLTNAGLVAAILQSRRRPLKGTDTRSCFQCGKVGHLKRDCRITKGDRRPATICVRCGKGYHRSDQCRSVRDIKGKLLPPLEAQPNEMSKSGSLGPRSQGPQRYGNHFQKAMTLTEGTPQEVTQNWTCVPPPTSF